The following coding sequences lie in one Enterococcus sp. 9E7_DIV0242 genomic window:
- a CDS encoding MerR family DNA-binding transcriptional regulator, with protein sequence MNYRPIDIARKLTISTSLLRHYEKHELFPAPKRSKSGYRIYSETSFLYIQAVRTATLAYGYRTTKKLMDLVREKNYTQALWLITHEQYQLHQQKEISDQTLALLHKEESELITQMPRKGWITIGEAAERLSITETTIRHWTKEGLLEVSRDAESNYRKFDEQALRQLLIIRLIRASTWSLDVVRDILATFKAETPTEMIQLAEQSLQMLNKRLERLFISQKYLYQLITFLSPDYFTDFPGMEFYDF encoded by the coding sequence ATGAATTATCGACCGATCGATATTGCAAGAAAACTGACGATTAGCACTAGTTTACTACGACATTATGAAAAGCATGAGTTATTCCCAGCACCAAAACGCTCCAAAAGCGGCTATAGAATCTACTCTGAAACCAGTTTTCTTTATATTCAAGCCGTACGTACTGCTACACTGGCTTATGGGTACCGAACTACGAAGAAGCTGATGGATCTGGTTCGTGAAAAGAACTACACCCAAGCGCTTTGGCTCATTACGCATGAACAATACCAACTACACCAGCAAAAAGAAATCTCCGATCAAACACTGGCACTGCTTCACAAAGAAGAAAGTGAACTGATCACTCAAATGCCTAGAAAAGGATGGATTACTATCGGCGAAGCAGCAGAACGACTTTCTATTACTGAAACAACCATTCGCCATTGGACCAAAGAAGGCTTATTAGAAGTGAGTAGAGATGCTGAAAGCAATTACCGGAAGTTCGACGAACAAGCATTGAGACAGCTGCTGATTATCCGACTGATTCGAGCGTCTACATGGTCATTAGATGTGGTCCGTGATATCCTTGCAACCTTTAAAGCAGAAACACCCACTGAAATGATTCAGCTAGCGGAGCAATCTTTGCAGATGTTAAATAAGCGATTGGAACGGCTGTTCATTTCCCAAAAATACCTGTATCAGCTAATCACCTTTTTATCGCCAGACTATTTTACCGATTTTCCCGGAATGGAATTTTATGATTTTTAA